The genomic region TTGCACCATCAATGGTGAAAGTTTTGTTTTAGACAATTGGGAGACAATTTACCTCAAAGGATTTAAACCCGGTAAAAACTGGGTAGAACTGGAATTTTTGGACAATGAAGGTAATCCTGTTAAGAACGTATTTAACAGCACGGTAAGAATGATTGATTATCAACCCGGTGGTCAGGATACTCTATCGAAAATCGTGAGGGGAGAGGTTACTGCTCAACAAGTAAGAGGGATTGTAGACCAAAATTATGTGGTCGAGACTCCTGTTTCTCCCCCTCCATCAGTTGGGACGACTCCTGAAATCACACCGGAAGCGGTAGGGCCAAAACCAACTCCCGAACTTCCTGTTTCTCCCCCTCCATCAGTTGGGACGACTCCTGAAATCACACCGGAAGCGGTAGGGCCAAAACCAACTCCCGAACTTCCTGTTTCTCCCCCTCCATCAGTTGGGACGACTCCTGAGATCACACCAGAAGCGGTAGGGCCAAAACCAACTCCCGAACTTCCCGTTTCTCCCCCTTCATCAGTTGGGAAGACTCCTGAGATCACACCAGAAGCGGTAGGGCCAAAACCAACTCCCGAACTTCCCGTTTCTCCCCCTTCATCAGTTGGGAAGACTCCTGAGATCACACCGGAAGCGGTAGGGCCAAAACCAACTCCCGAACTTCCCGTTTCTCCCCCTCCATCAGTTGGGAAGACTCCTGAGATCACACCAGAAGCGGTAGGGCCAAAACCAACTCCCGAACTTCCCGTTTCTCCCCCTCCATTAATGGAAACATCACAATTAACCAAATAAGGTCTCAATAAACCTTAATCCTGCTATAGAATTACCAGTTAAATTTATAGCAGGACTATAAATAGCGATCGCACCTTGGTCAGGTATTACTGTCAAAAGTGCCCCACTAATACCTGATTTCATAGGTAAACCAATTTTTTGAGCATAGTGAGGAGAAGACTCATAAAGTCCACAACTTAACATGACGTGATTCACCAATAGACGATGCTGGGGAGCGATTAAACCGGTTTCGTGAGCCAATAATTTTCCCAACTTACCCACATCCATTACTGTTCCGGAAATACAGCATATTTCCTCATAGATATCCAGAGCAGATTCAATATTTTCAATATATCCATTTTCATACAGAATCCGTGCGATCGCCAAATTGAGAGGGGATCGGGTAGATCGGACAGAATTCAACATATCCACATCTAAATATAGTTGAGTATCTGCCAATATATTTAACCACTCAATAAAAGATTGGGATAGAAAAATTCCTGTATAATTACTACTATTACTTACCTGACTTATACTATTTAATTTATGAGCCACAGTAATGGCACCACTATTAATCATAGGGTTGCGGGGGTGTCCATTATCTGAAATTAGCTGTTCTAAGGAATTAAAAGCCATTGATGAAGGGGATGTACCCACAGATTGAAGAACCTGCTCCTCACCCAAATGTTCAAGGAGATATAAAAAGCTAAAAGGTTTAATAACACTCATTAAAGGGAAACGAATAGTATAATCTCCCAGACTATAATGAGTATTGGGTTTAGAATAGATATAAACAGCAAACAATAGAGGATTAATACTAGCCAATAGAGGTATACGCTGAAGAACTTGACCTTGAGAGATATTAGTTTGGGATTGTGCCATCCAGAGGGACAAGTCATCAACCGACAAATTATCAAAATTGATATGTTTCAAGGGACTAGATAATAACAGGTCACCAGAATTATACAAGGAGTAGAGATAAGAGTTGAAAGAAAAGTTCAGGATTAACACCACCTGCTAGAATAATCTGTTATTTATTGTCTTATTCCCCTAGCCTTCCAAGATAAATCTACAGGATAAATACACAAGAAAAATTGCTCAATTTGATAGAGAATTCAATTGACAGTCACCAGGGGATATGAAAAAAATCTGGAGTTTTAGCAACTTAGCAATAGAGCGAGGTAAAACTGTGGATAGGAACTGGTAATTGATAACTGATAATTGACAACACAACCACACAAATAAAGAAACTATGCAAAAAGTTCCCGTATCATTATGGACACTATTGGTGGGAATGATAATTTCTCCTATTAGTATATGGATAGGACAAAATCATCATTTGTTACCCATACAAGCTTCAGCCCAAGCGCCCTTGGTAGACAATTTTTTTAATGTCATGTTTACCATTGCAGTAGCTCTATTTTTAATAGTCGAAGGAACCATAGTAATCTTCTTATTTGTGTATCGTCGTCGTGGGGGAGATGCTAGTGATGGTATACCCATAGAAGGCAATTTAGCCTTAGAGATTTTTTGGACTGCCATACCCACAGTAATTGTAATTGGTTTAGGTATTTACAGCGTCAATATCTATAATCAAATGGGAGGTTTAGAACCAGGTACTCATCCCCATCATATGGCCCATGTTTCAGGTACAGCAATAGCAGCTACCATGGATAATGAAAGTAAATCTTCCAGTAATTCCCTTCACACACCCCCTGCTAATATTGGGATTGGTGCAAGTCCTGAAACTCAAAACAAACCAGCAGATTTGGTAGTTAATGTTCAAGGAATGCAATTTGCATGGTTATTTAACTATCCTGAAACTGACATAAATGCAGGAGAATTACATATTCCTGTGGGTGCAGACGTACAGTTAAACCTGTCCGCAACAGATGTAATTCACTCATTTTGGGTTCCCCAATTTCGTCTCAAGCAAGATGCGATTCCTGGTGTACCAACCGAACTAAGATTTGTAGCAACAAAACCGGGAACCTATCCTATAGTTTGCACGGAATTATGTGGTGGTTATCATGGTTCCATGCGCAGCCAAGTAATAGTTCACAGTCAGGAAGACTTTAATCATTGGTTAACAGAAAATCAGGTGGCGCAACAAAATTCCCCCCAAATATTAGCTGTTAACCCTGGTCATGTATCTCCCACGGAATTTCTAGCGCCCTATGTTCAGAATATGGGTATAAATTCCGCAATCATTCCTTCATTTAAGACCATCACCAAATAACCAAAACTCAAAACTTACAATTCCCATGACTTCCAGCGAATTTTTTCCCAAAATACCAACAAATCCACCAGATCAAAGTCAACAAAAAACTCTTCTGGTATCCCACACCTCACATCAAGAACCTTGGAAATTTAAAGACTATTTTACTTTTAATACTGATCATAAAGTCATCGGTATTCAATATTTAGTCACCGCCTTTTTCTTCTATTTAATAGGTGGGTTAATGGCAGTTGCCATCCGCACAGAATTAGCCACACCCGACGCTGATTTCATTGACCCCAATCTGTATAACGCCTTCATGACTAATCACGGAACAATCATGATATTTCTTTGGATTGTTCCCAGCGCCATTGGGGGATTTGGTAATTATTTAGTACCCTTAATGGTGGGTGCTAGAGACATGGCATTTCCTAAATTAAATGCCATTGCTTTTTGGTTAAATCCCCCCGCAGGTTTGCTATTATTAGCTAGTTTCCTTTTTGGTGGTTCTCAATCCGGTTGGACCGCCTATCCACCTCTAAGTTTAATTACCGCCCCCATCGCTCAAAGTCTCTGGATTTTAGCAATTGTTTTAGTAGGAACTTCCTCAATTTTGGGTTCAATTAACTTTGTCATCACAATTTTGATGATGAAAGTTCCCAGCATGAAATGGGATCAAGTGCCCCTATTTTGTTGGGCAATTTTAGCAACTTCTATTCTGGCACTTTTATCCACCCCCGTGTTAGCAGCAGGCTTAGTTTTGCTACTATTTGACATTAATTTCGGTACCTCATTTTTTAAACCTGATGCTGGTGGTAACGTGATTATTTACCAACATCTATTTTGGTTTTATTCCCATCCAGCAGTTTATTTAATGATTCTGCCAATTTTTGGCATTATGTCAGAAGTTATTCCTACCCATGCGCGCAAACCAATTTTTGGATATAAGGCGATCGCCTATTCTAGTGTTGCTATTTGTGTGGTAGGTTTATTTGTGTGGGTTCACCACATGTTTACCAGTGGTACTCCTGGTTGGATGCGCATGTTTTTCACTATTTCCACACTAATAGTTGCTGTTCCCACAGGGGTAAAAATATTTGGTTGGGTGGCAACTCTTTGGGGTGGTAAAATCCGATTTACCAGTGCAATGTTGTTTGCAATTGGTTTATTATCAATGTTTGTTATGGGTGGTTTAAGTGGCGTAACTATGGGAACTGCTCCCTTTGACGTTCACGTTCATGATACCTATTATGTGGTTGCCCATTTTCACTATGTTTTATTTGGTGGTTCTGTTTTTGGCATTTACTCTGGTATCTATCATTGGTTTCCCAAAATCACCGGTAAAATCATGAATGAAACTTGGGGTAAAATCCACTTTATTCTGACTTTTATTGGTACTAACCTAACATTTTTACCAATGCACGAACTGGGATTACAAGGGATGCCAAGACGAGTGGCTATGTATGACCCACAATTTATTAGTTTGAACCAGATTTGTACAGTGGGAGCATTCATTTTAGCCATTTCTGTTATTCCCTTTGCTTATAATGCGATTAATAGTTGGTTCAATGGTGAGTCAGCAGGTGATAATCCCTGGAAGAGTTTAACCCTAGAATGGACTACTAGTTCTCCCCCGATTATTGAAAATTGGGAAGTTTTACCTGTGGTTACCCATGGACCTTATGACTATGGACATCAACAAGATGAGGTCTAGCAAAAATTAACCCCTCAAAAAGAAAAACACCATGACAGCAATTACGACTGACAAACATCTCTCAGGTGACCATCACGAACATCCGGATTTGCGGGTTTGGGGATTATTAACTTTCTTGGTTTCTGAATCCTTAATGTTTGGTGGATTTTTTGCTACCTATTTATTTTTTAAAGGTACTACCCCAGTTTGGCCTCCAGAGGGGACAGATGTGGAATTGCTTATCCCTACCATTAACACCATAATTCTAGTATCTAGCAGTTTTGTTATTCATCTAGGTGATGCAGCAATTAAAAGAAATCGTGTGGGGTGGATGCGATTTTGGTATTTTATTACGGCCATCATGGGTGCTGTATTTTTAGTGGGACAGATTTATGAATACATGAATCTGGGGTATGGGTTAACTAGCAATGTTTTCGCCAATTGTTTTTATTTAATGACTGGTTTTCACGGATTGCATGTTTTTGTGGGATTGCTATTAATTTTGGGTGTTTTATGGCGTTCTCTCAAACGTAATCATTATTCTGCTATTAAACATACGGGAATCGAAATGGCAGAAATTTATTGGCACTTTGTCGATATCATTTGGATTATTTTGTTTACCTTGGTTTATCTCATGAATGCTTTTTGAGCTGCTAATTGATAAAAGGGAATAGGTAATTAGGTAACTAAGTGAGTGGGTGGAATTAAATATAAGATGAACAAATAATTGTGCATCTCTACTTACCTATTTCCTTTGAGTTTCAAGTCCAGTAGATTAAGTAATTAGATATGAATATCAATTGTGACCAGTTTTCCTGGTTTGACGCTTCTGCTGAAGTTAAAGAACTATTAGTCTTAGCTACTAAAACATGGGAAAATCCAGAAGAGTCTCTTAAATATATGGAGCAAGCTCTAGCTGAAACTAAGGAGAATAACCATATGGACGTTTTGGTAGCAGCTTATCGTTATTTTTATTATCAAAATAATTATGCTCTAGCGGAAAAAACAGCGAACACCATAATTGCTAGAATCAGAAAAACTCACCAATTACCTGATAACTGGGAAGAACTTCGATCAGTTTTACTTGCAAGAAAGGATGAATCTCAAATTAGAATTTTTTTAAATGCTTATACTGCTCTGGGAATGATTTCAGCCAAGCTGGGAAAATTAGACCAGGCTAAAGCAATAATCAAAGAGATACAGAACATAAATGATAAAGAAGATTTTGGTGCTAATATTCTTTGGCAGATTTTAAACCCTTCATTGGAGGAGGATGGGTAAGTAGGTGGAATTAAATATAAGATGAACAAATAATTGTGCATCCCTACTTAATTTTTGATGGACGTATTATGGAAGTATTAGGTTATGCAAGGAAAAGATTGGTTCATCCCTGAGAGTGGAAAGCATGAACTATGTAAAGCTGCAAGAGAATGGGACTTATTAAGAGAAAATTATCGTTTTTATCGGTTTCTCACGGAAGTAGAAGATGTTCTCAATGATGTAGAAGAAGAGTCTGATTTTCTTCCTCACCTGAGAATGCTGGTCAGAAGACTAATAGTTAATTCCTATTGGGTAAAAAGTCGAGTTTTAAAACCACATTCTCCAACCGGAACATCAGTTTTGTTACTATATGATGAGTTGGGATTTCCTTTAACAGTACAGACTGTCACTTTCGCACCAGGAATCACCTCCAATATCCATAACCATGGAACCTGGGGAATAGTCGCTATTTTACAAGGTCAGGAAAAAAACACATTTTGGCAACCTGATCCAG from Cylindrospermopsis curvispora GIHE-G1 harbors:
- a CDS encoding glutaminase translates to MAQSQTNISQGQVLQRIPLLASINPLLFAVYIYSKPNTHYSLGDYTIRFPLMSVIKPFSFLYLLEHLGEEQVLQSVGTSPSSMAFNSLEQLISDNGHPRNPMINSGAITVAHKLNSISQVSNSSNYTGIFLSQSFIEWLNILADTQLYLDVDMLNSVRSTRSPLNLAIARILYENGYIENIESALDIYEEICCISGTVMDVGKLGKLLAHETGLIAPQHRLLVNHVMLSCGLYESSPHYAQKIGLPMKSGISGALLTVIPDQGAIAIYSPAINLTGNSIAGLRFIETLFG
- a CDS encoding cytochrome c oxidase subunit II: MQKVPVSLWTLLVGMIISPISIWIGQNHHLLPIQASAQAPLVDNFFNVMFTIAVALFLIVEGTIVIFLFVYRRRGGDASDGIPIEGNLALEIFWTAIPTVIVIGLGIYSVNIYNQMGGLEPGTHPHHMAHVSGTAIAATMDNESKSSSNSLHTPPANIGIGASPETQNKPADLVVNVQGMQFAWLFNYPETDINAGELHIPVGADVQLNLSATDVIHSFWVPQFRLKQDAIPGVPTELRFVATKPGTYPIVCTELCGGYHGSMRSQVIVHSQEDFNHWLTENQVAQQNSPQILAVNPGHVSPTEFLAPYVQNMGINSAIIPSFKTITK
- the ctaD gene encoding cytochrome c oxidase subunit I; the protein is MTSSEFFPKIPTNPPDQSQQKTLLVSHTSHQEPWKFKDYFTFNTDHKVIGIQYLVTAFFFYLIGGLMAVAIRTELATPDADFIDPNLYNAFMTNHGTIMIFLWIVPSAIGGFGNYLVPLMVGARDMAFPKLNAIAFWLNPPAGLLLLASFLFGGSQSGWTAYPPLSLITAPIAQSLWILAIVLVGTSSILGSINFVITILMMKVPSMKWDQVPLFCWAILATSILALLSTPVLAAGLVLLLFDINFGTSFFKPDAGGNVIIYQHLFWFYSHPAVYLMILPIFGIMSEVIPTHARKPIFGYKAIAYSSVAICVVGLFVWVHHMFTSGTPGWMRMFFTISTLIVAVPTGVKIFGWVATLWGGKIRFTSAMLFAIGLLSMFVMGGLSGVTMGTAPFDVHVHDTYYVVAHFHYVLFGGSVFGIYSGIYHWFPKITGKIMNETWGKIHFILTFIGTNLTFLPMHELGLQGMPRRVAMYDPQFISLNQICTVGAFILAISVIPFAYNAINSWFNGESAGDNPWKSLTLEWTTSSPPIIENWEVLPVVTHGPYDYGHQQDEV
- a CDS encoding cytochrome c oxidase subunit 3, translating into MTAITTDKHLSGDHHEHPDLRVWGLLTFLVSESLMFGGFFATYLFFKGTTPVWPPEGTDVELLIPTINTIILVSSSFVIHLGDAAIKRNRVGWMRFWYFITAIMGAVFLVGQIYEYMNLGYGLTSNVFANCFYLMTGFHGLHVFVGLLLILGVLWRSLKRNHYSAIKHTGIEMAEIYWHFVDIIWIILFTLVYLMNAF
- a CDS encoding cysteine dioxygenase family protein; the protein is MQGKDWFIPESGKHELCKAAREWDLLRENYRFYRFLTEVEDVLNDVEEESDFLPHLRMLVRRLIVNSYWVKSRVLKPHSPTGTSVLLLYDELGFPLTVQTVTFAPGITSNIHNHGTWGIVAILQGQEKNTFWQPDPANPDRIQQVGSLDLFPGDLISFTSQTIHQVYSVGPEPTVTFNIYGETNSQNRREFDIVNHTSKNF